A window of Pseudostreptobacillus hongkongensis genomic DNA:
AAACTTCACGTCCATCATCTAACATAGCCATACGCCCTTTGTATTTTTTATCTAAAAATATATCTGCACTTTTTTCATAATTTTTAACAAATTTATTATTAACAGTTATACCTGTTGCCATATATGAATAAGGTATAGTATAGTTTAATCCCTCATCATATGTTTTAGAAATTTCAAAAAGTTTTAATCTATCATCTAAATTATCAAAAGTAGATCCTAATTTTGACTTATCTAATTTTTCTAATAAATCATGATTTAACATAAAAGGTATATAATCTGTTGATGGTGATAATATATCATAATCACTAGCCCCAGCTAAAAGTTTAGCTATCATAGTATCATTATTATCATAATAACTTAAATTAACCTTAATATTAGTCTCTTCTTCAAAATCCTTTATTATCTTATCTGGTATAAATGAAGTAAATGTATATATATTTAAAACATTTTGATCCTTTGATTCATTATTACCACATCCAACAACAAATACTACTATTAGCATTAAAAGTATAACTATTTTTTTGTGCAATTTATCTACCTCCTATTTTTTTATCTTTATTCCCATATTCATTAATTTTTGCTCTAATTTTCTTTGTTTTTCATCTTCTTTTTTCTTTTTAATATCAAATTTCTTTTTATTATTTTTCTTAGGTTTTACATAATCAGGATTTTTTCTTGTAAGAGCTACTCTTTGTCTAGCTATATCTATATCTAAAACTCTTACCTTAATTATTTGCCCTATAGATAATACCTTAGTAGGATCTGCTACAAATTCATCAGATATTTGAGATAAATGTATCATAGCATCATTTTTTAAACCTATATCAACAAATACTCCAAATTTAGTTACATTTCTTACAGTTCCTTCAAGTTCCATTCCAACTTTTAAATCTTCTATACTTAAAACATCTTCTCTAAGAATAGGCATGTCATAATCATCACGTGGATCACGTCTATCCTTAATTAATGCTTCATATACATCTTTAGTAGTTTTATCTAATCCATTTTCTTTAATAATTTCATCTAAGTTTACACCTTTTAATTTTTCTCTAACTTCAACAATATTTTCTTTTAATTCATTTACATTTGAATTAGATTTTTCTAATATCATTTCAGCTATTTTATATGATTCTGGATGGATTATAGTATTATCAAGTGGATTATCACTATCAGGTATAACAACGAAACCTGCTAATTGTTCAAATGCCTTAGATCCTAATCCTTTAACTTTTAATATTTCTTTTCTATTTTTAAAGTCTCCATTTTCACGTCTATACTCAACAATATTTTTAGCAATATTCTTTTTAATACCTGATACGTATCCTAAAAGTTGAGCACTCGCTGTATTAACATTAACTCCAACTCTATTAACTATTTTTTCTATAGTTTGTTCTAATTCTTCATTTAATTTTTTCTGATTTACATCATGTTGATACATACCAACACCTATAGATTTAGGATCTATTTTAACAAGTTCTGCTAATGGATCTTGTATTCTTCTTGAAATAGATATAGTTCCACGAACTGTAACATCTAAATCAGGGAATTCTTCAGCTGCAACTTTAGAAGCTGAATAAACTGAAGCTCCAGCTTCATTAACTATAATATATCCTATTTTTTTATCCTTATATTCCTTTAAAACTTCTGTTACAAAGCTTGCTGTTTCACGGGATGCAGTTCCATTCCCTATAGCTACTATATCTACATCATATTTTTTAATATATTTAAGTATTTTTTCACGCGCAGTTGCAAGTTGCTTTTCTGTATGCATTTCTTTAACAAGATAAACTACATCATTTTCTCTAAAGAAGCCTTCGCTATCAATAATAGCAAGTTTTGCCCCAGTTCTATAACCAGGATCTAGTCCTAGTATAGTTTTTTTGTATAAAGGTGGTTGAAGTAATAAATCTTCTAAATTCTTAGCAAAATTATCTATAGCTTCACCTTCTGATTTTTCAGTTAAAACATTTCTTAATTCATTTTCAATAGATGGATAAATTAATCTATCTAACGAATCATTTATTACATTAATTAAGAAATCTTTTAAATTAGAATTTTCAAAATTATCATTGAATAAATGAGTGACAATATTTTCACGTGTTTTATCATCTATTTCTAATGTAACTTTTAGTATTTTTTCATTTTCTCCTCTGTTTATAGCAAGAACTCTGTGTGAAAGTATTTTGTTATATTCTTCAGAGAAATCATAATAATCTTTATACACTTGTTTTGTATCTAATTCCTGATTTTTTTCTATAACCTTAGAAACTACCATAGATTTTTCTGATAATACTTTTCTTAAATATTCTCTATTTTCTAATCTCTCAGATAATTTTTGAGCCAATATTAAATGCGCGCCTTCACAAGCTGCGTCAATATCAACCACATTTTCTGTTATATATTTAGAAGCTTCTTCTTTAAACATATCCATAGTTGTATTTGAATTTTTAATAAATTCAGATAATGGTTCTAAACCATTTTCTATAGCTATATCGGCCTTAGTTTTTTTCTTTTTCTTATATGGCATATATAGATCTTCAACTCTTTGAAGAACCATAGCTTCTTTAATATCTTTTTCAAGTTCTGGAGTTAATGCTCCTTGTTCTTCTATTAATCTAATTACTTCTTCTTTTCTCTTTTCTAAATTTCTAAAATATGTTACTTTATCTATAATATCTCTAATTTGTTCTTCATCAAGATTTCCTGTAACTTCTTTTCTATATCTTGAAATGAAAGGAATAGTTGATCCTTCATCATATAGTTTTACTGTGTTTTCTACCTGTTCAACTCTAACATTTAACTCAACAGATACACTTTCAAATATCTTTTTTTCCACGATATATCCTCCAATACATTCTTCTTATCATTTTAACATATTTAGAGCTAAATTTCAAAGAAAATCAAGAAAAATAGAGTAATAAAAAAGAATATATACCACAATTTCTGTAATATATATTCTTATTCTTTAAAAAGTCAATATTTATAATATCAACCTTCAAAATATCTTTTAAACATTCAATTTAATTCTTTCAATTCTAGCCCCAACTTTTTTTAATTTTTCTTCTAATTTATCATATCCTCTATCTATATGATATATTCTACTTAAAGTTGTTTCTCCATCTGCAATTAAACCTGCAACAACAAGTGCTGCTCCGGCTCTTAAATCTGATGCCATTACATTAGTACCATATATCTTATCTACACCTTCAATATTAGCTATTCCATGTCTTATAGATATATTAGTTCCCATTCTATTAAATTCAGGTACATGCATAAATCTATTTTCAAATACAGTTTCTTCAACTTCACTATGACCTTTAATCATTGCTAATAATAACATCATTTGTGCTTGCATATCTGTTGGGAAACCTGGATGAGGCATAGTAACAATTTTAGCTGGTTTTAATTTATCCTTATCAGCTTTAACTATTAATATATCTCCTTCTCTTTCAAATTCTACTCCCATAGATTCAAGATTATTTTTAAACACACCTAATTCTTCAATATTAGCATTTTTAATCTTTAAATCTCCTTCTGTTAAAATAGATGCTATTACATAAGTTCCAGCTTCTATTCTATCAGGCATTATAGAATATTCTGTTGCATTTAATTTTTCTACACCTTCTATAGTTATAGTATTTGTCCCTAATCCTTCAATTTTTGCACCCATTTTAATTAAAAATCTACCCAAATCTACAACTTCTGGTTCTTTTGCTGCATTTATTATTCTAGTTGTTCCATGTATTTTAACAGCAGCCATTAATAAATTTTGAGTAGCTCCAACTGATGGGAAACTCATAGCTATATCAGCACCCTTTAAATTTTCAGAAACAACATGAACATATCCTCTAATCTGAGTAATTTCAGCACCTAATGCTTCAAACCCTTTTAAATGTATATCAACTGGTCTTGAACCTATAGCACATCCTCCAGGAAGAGAAACTACTGATTCTTTAAGATTAGCTATCATTGGACCCATAACTAAAAATGAAGCTCTCATTTGTTTAACTATTTCATAACTTGCTTCGTTTCTTTTAAATCCATCATTAATTATTCTATAACTATTATCACCTATTTTTTCAACTTTCATACCAAAATCTTCTAAAAGATGAAATAGAACTCTAATATCTTTTAAATCAGGAACATTATGTAAAACATATTCTCCTTTTTCAACAAGAGTTGCAATAACTATAGGAAGAGCTGCATTTTTTGCTCCACTAACTTCTATTACTCCATTTAGAGGGTGTCCACCTTCTATTTTAAATCCATCTACCACGTTATTTCCTCCACTAATTTTCTAATTTTTCAGCTATAGGACATTTAGTCCCACAAAATCTATCTAATAAACCTAAAGGCTTATAGTAAAAAGCTAATTCAGGTAATTTACTAACAACTATATTATAGTATTTTAAACTTATTTTTTTACCTAGAGATTTATAATATATTTCATCAAGTCCAGCATCTTGTATTCTTTCTTTAAAAGTTTTAGGTACTGGGTTTTCAGGTATTTTCTTTAAAGCATCATTTGAAACTACCACAAGTCCTATATCCCCTATATAGCTTAATCCATCTACCATTTTACAAGGAATATGCATAACTTGTGCTATCCTTATATATTTCTTAATATTTATTAAATCTACATCTCTAGAAATTATCATTTTTTTTGCTGCTTTTTTCATAAGAGCCTTTTTAACTTCAGGATAAATATATTTTTCAGACATTTCTTCTTTAGTAAGTGCAACTATAACTCTTTCTCTATATTCACCTAAATAACGATTTTTTTCAACTCTAGCATCTATTATTCTATCTTTTGATTTTTCTATTTCTTTCATCAAATCATTTTCTAACATCATTTTTTTCACCTTAATCAATTCTAATATAGAAGAAATAGTATATACAATAATTTTATTATAGTATAAGCTATTAAAAATATACTAAGTTTCTTCACTGCAACCTTACCTTCAGTTATATTTGTTAAAATATATAGAAAAGCAAATACTATTACTGTAAATAATATATATTTCATATTAAATCTTCCTAAAAATATAGCTATAAGGTCAGCTATTATATAGCAATAAAGTGCAATTTTTATAAAAAAACCTTTTGAAACTAAGTTAATTTGAGAATAAAAAGCATATAAATATATACCTACTGTAATACCTAACACATATATATTATTTGCTGTAAAAAAACGATAAATGAATGAAACTAAGAATAGTAATATCAAACTATTTATTTGAATTGAATACTTTTCTAAAAAATCTAAATTCATTCGTCATCTCCAATCTTAATACTTTGATATATTTTCTTTAATGTAGATTTTTCTACATGTGTATATATCTCCGTCGTTTTTATACTAGCATGACCTAGTAATTCTTGAACCATTCTAATATCAGCACCATTTTCAAGCAACATTGTTGCTGTTGAATGTCTGAATAAATGAGGATGAATATTTTTTTCAATTCCTACATTTTTAGCATGTATTTTTAATGTTTTCCAAAAATTTTCTCTTCTTATACCCGGAAATAACAAAAAATTTTCTTCTGCATTTTTTAATTTAGGTCTTACTTTTTCTATATATTCTTTTATTTCATTTTCTATACTAGAATATATAGGTATATACCTATATTTACTACCTTTACCAAATACTTTTATAAACTCAAAATCAGAATTAGTTACATCTTTAATTTCTAAGTTTAATATTTCAGAAATTCTAGCCCCTGTTGCAATTAATAATTTTACTATTAATTGATCTCTTCTTTGATTTGGTGTATGGTTAAAACTTTCTATTATTTTTTTTATATCTTCTATACTAAGTATTTCTGGAAGTCTTTTTTCTTTTTTTAAATTTATTATCTTATTACCAGGATCTTTTTTTATAATCTTTTCCATATAACAAAATTTAAAAAAACCTTTTATACTAGTTACTTTTCTAATAACCGTATTATACACATACTTTTCTTTTAATTTTTCTATATATCTATATATATCTTCTGTTTCAACTTCATCAATTTCCTTGCCTACATAAGCAAAAAATTTAGTTAAATCATTTCTATAGCTTTCTATAGTTTTTTCAGAATTACCTTTTTCAAATCTTAAATAATCAAGGAAATTTTCTACATAAACCATATTTACCTCATCATTTCCTTAGCTATTTCTATACTTGCATTAGTTACCTTATCTCCTGATAATATTCTTGCTATTTCTTTAACTCTAGCTTCATTATCTAATAACTTAACCTTAGTATGTGTACTATCATTTTCTATTTCTTTATATATCAAATACTGAGTATCAGCTTTAGCTGCAATTTGTGGTGAATGTGTCACACAAATAACCTGTACACTTCTAGAAAGTTCTTTTAACTTATTTGCTATTTTAACCACAGTTTCACCAGAAATACCCGTATCTATTTCATCAAATATTAAACAAGATATATTATCAACCTTAGAAAAAACTATTTTTAAGGCAAGCATTATTCTTGAAATTTCTCCACCTGATGCAATTTTAGATAAATCTTTTAATTCTTCACCTTTATTAGTTGAAATCATAAATTTAACTAAATCTGAACCATTATAACTTAATTTATCATGTTTTTTAAATTCTATATCAAACTCAACATTAGACATATTTAAATCTAAAAGTTCTTTTTTTACATTTTCTTTTAAAGTTATTGACTTATTCTTTCTAATTTCTGATAACTTATCACATAAACTAATATATTCTTCATAAAAATGTACTTTTTCTTTTTCTTTTTTTTCTAAAACATCACTAGAAAATTCAAGTTTTTCTAGTTTTGCTTTTATTTCATCTGAATATTCTAATATCCCTTTTATATTTTTACCATATTTATACTTTAACTTTTTAATAACATTTAATCTACTATTAATTTCTTCTAATCTATATGGATCTTGTTCTAATTCAGATAATTTAGAACCTATTTCACTAGAAATATCGTTTAATTCTTCATAAACATTGCTAAATCTTGAATCAAGTTCACTAAATTCATCTGAAAATTGAGCCAGTTTATCAAATTCACGCTTAACCTTAGAAATACTTGTATCATCTAAAATATTTACAATATTTTCTAATCTTTCTGTTATACTTCCTATGTTAAACAATAACTTGTATTCTGATTCCAATTCCTCTTCTTCACCTATAATCAACTTAGCTGAATCTATTTCATTTACAGTAAATTCATATAGATCTTTTTTTTCTTTAACATCTATCTTTTCTTTTTCTATTTCAGAAATTTCAGAACTCAACTTATTTATTTTTGATATAGTAGACTTAAGTTTATCTTTAATCTCTGTAGTTTCTTTTTCAATGAATTTATCAAGTAAAGATAAATGATAATTTGAATTAAGTAAATATTGATGATCATGTTGTCCTACTATATCTAAAATATTAGAGCTTATTTCTTTAAGACCAGTTAAATTAAACCTTTTACCGTCTACCCTAACTTTATTGCTTTCATAATTATACTCTCTACTTATTATTAATTCATTTTCAAATTCATATTCTAGTTCATTGAATTTTTTAATTTGTTCACTATTTAGCTCAAAAACAGCTTCAACATTTAGTTTATCTGAAGCATTACCTATTAAATCTTTAGATGCTTTTTCACCTATAATCATAGTTATACCATCAAGTATTATAGATTTACCAGCACCTGTTTCTCCTGTTAAAACTGTAAGTCCATTATTTAACTCTAAATTTAATTCATCTATTATAGCTAAATTTTCTATTTTTAGTTCTCTTAACATAATTCCCCCTATATTTAGAGATAATTTAAATAATATAAAAACTCTTGCATATACAAGAGCTTCCCATAATATATATGGTTTCACCAAAAATATTATATCATTATTTAAATGTTTATTCAATATCAACTTTTATACATATTTAACTATTATATCTTCCCTCTAAAAGCCTTATCAAGTATACTTTTTTCAATTAAATATATAGATTCCATTAAACTTAATAACTCAGATACCCTATTTTCTCTATCAAGTACTGATTCTAATATACGTACTATCTCTTTTTGTTCTTCTATTGGGGGTAGGGGAATATATACTTCTTTGACTATATCTTTATTTAAATTTCTAACAGTTGAGCCTTTAGCTTCTGAATCAAAAACATTTTTAATATATGGAGTTGTTAAAAGATAATAAAATAATTATATATTTAAATTACTATCCAGTCTTAGTAGTAACCAACCATCATGTATACAACCATTACAATTTAATATATATGGTCTTCCATAACTCATAGAATTTGTTAATAATAATTCTCCTTTTTTTACATATCTACTTTTATTAACACCTTATTTTATTATTTTTTCTTTACTTCCATTTATATATTTACTTTTTTCTGATGTATCTCCTATTTTTATACAATTAATTCCATCTTCACAATCAGTTAAAAATTCATTTATTGGTCTAGGTGATCCTCCTCTTTATATATTAAATATACTTCCAAGCCTTACCTATTCCCAGTTTTCTGGTAATTCATATGGTTGTTCTTCCTTGATCTCTTTTATCTTCTCTTCCATATTTTTCCTTTTCTATTTTATGACCAATGTAATTTTTCTTTTAAAACATCAAAATAATTAGTATCTTCAATACATATTAAATCTATACCAAAATTACTTAATTTAGCTTTTACAAATTCTCCTTTTTTTAATTCTAAATGTAATCTTCCATCAACATTTATACCTACACTTTCATCTTCTACTGAGAAATATAGATACTTATCTGATTGTAATATTATTGATCTTGCACTTAATGTTTGAGGTGCAAGAGGAGTTATACATATAGCTTTTAATTCAGGATGTATTATAGGACCATTAGCAGATAAAGAATATGCTGTAGATCCTGTTGGAGTAGATACTATAACTCCATCTCCTCTATATACATTTATCAATTTATCTTCTTGATAAGCATTTATTTTAATAAGTTTAGAATTTATAGTATTTTTTAATATACTTAATTCATTTAGAGCATAGTATTTTTTATTTTTAAATTCTATTTCTAAAAAATCTCTATGTTCTAATCTATATTCGCCTTTTAAAAATCTATCAAAATTATCTTTAAAGTTATCCTTAGATACCTTAGTCATATATCCTACATTACCATAATTTACTGAAAATACAGGAACATTTTTTTTACATAATAAGTCTACCAAAGAAAGAATAGTCCCATCTCCACCAAGACTAAGTAAAATATCTACATTATTAATATCATCAGATATTTCAACATTATTATCTTTTAAATATTCTATTATCCATTCTATATCTTTTATGTTATTTTTCTTTACTATTTTTACCTTCATTTTTAACTCCCGTTTCCTTTAACAAATCTTTATACATAGCTTTATATGAATAAAGTGTCGCCATACAATCTGTTAGGCTATCATGGTAATTATCTCCTTTAAATCCATAAAAACTAGCACATTCTATAAGTTTAGGTCTTTTAGCTTTAACATCTTTTAGTATTTTTCTGTATAGATATTTAAAATATTCTGATATATCAACTTTTTTAATATGATCTACATTAAACCCTTGTCTTTTAAGTAGCTTATAGTCAAAATCTATACCATAACCTATAATATATGTTGTGTTATTTAAGATTTTTTGTATTTTTTGTCTATACTCTTCTATATTTTTCTTATCTTCTAACATTTCTTTAGATATTTTATGTATTTTATATGCATCATCCCACTCTTCTACAACTTGAGGTTTAATGTATTCGTTAAATAAAGTTTTCCCTTCTAAATCTATTATACTAATCTGTATTATTTCATCATCTTCCCTTATACCTGTAGTTTCAAGATCAAGTATTATTTTATTTGAATATTCTTCATATATATCAACAAATTTTCTTGAAAGTTTGGTAAGTTTATCTAATTTCTTATTTTCATTAATTTTTTTTGAAATATTTTCTATAATATCTTTATCATATCTATACTTAATCTTATCGTCTTCAATTTCTAATAATTTATTAAAACAATATAATGTAGCTACACAATCTTCTAATGAATTATGTGCATCAAATTCATATCCATACATACTAGATAAATTTTTAAGACTTGGTGTTTGTGTATTTTCTATAACTCCATCATTAAGTAAAATCTGAGTAAAAGGATATGCAATATCTAACACAACATTATATCTTGTTTCTATCTGTGCTCTTTCTAAAAATATCATATCAGTTTGAACCTGATATCCTATTATTAATTTATGTTTTTTCAGAATTTTTT
This region includes:
- a CDS encoding extracellular solute-binding protein, whose translation is MHKKIVILLMLIVVFVVGCGNNESKDQNVLNIYTFTSFIPDKIIKDFEEETNIKVNLSYYDNNDTMIAKLLAGASDYDILSPSTDYIPFMLNHDLLEKLDKSKLGSTFDNLDDRLKLFEISKTYDEGLNYTIPYSYMATGITVNNKFVKNYEKSADIFLDKKYKGRMAMLDDGREVLGLALQYLGYESDSKDIDELNKAKEKINSWKANIAKFDTNASGKGIASGEFVVVHGYPDVYYEVEKEEEINFDYFIPKGAMMYIDSMVIAKAAPHKENAYKFLEFLYRPENFVEVLKSLRNPSVIKGVEEISEVKPIISVEEILNNSKLPRALDEETKEIQDKIWNEIKLVK
- a CDS encoding Tex family protein, translating into MEKKIFESVSVELNVRVEQVENTVKLYDEGSTIPFISRYRKEVTGNLDEEQIRDIIDKVTYFRNLEKRKEEVIRLIEEQGALTPELEKDIKEAMVLQRVEDLYMPYKKKKKTKADIAIENGLEPLSEFIKNSNTTMDMFKEEASKYITENVVDIDAACEGAHLILAQKLSERLENREYLRKVLSEKSMVVSKVIEKNQELDTKQVYKDYYDFSEEYNKILSHRVLAINRGENEKILKVTLEIDDKTRENIVTHLFNDNFENSNLKDFLINVINDSLDRLIYPSIENELRNVLTEKSEGEAIDNFAKNLEDLLLQPPLYKKTILGLDPGYRTGAKLAIIDSEGFFRENDVVYLVKEMHTEKQLATAREKILKYIKKYDVDIVAIGNGTASRETASFVTEVLKEYKDKKIGYIIVNEAGASVYSASKVAAEEFPDLDVTVRGTISISRRIQDPLAELVKIDPKSIGVGMYQHDVNQKKLNEELEQTIEKIVNRVGVNVNTASAQLLGYVSGIKKNIAKNIVEYRRENGDFKNRKEILKVKGLGSKAFEQLAGFVVIPDSDNPLDNTIIHPESYKIAEMILEKSNSNVNELKENIVEVREKLKGVNLDEIIKENGLDKTTKDVYEALIKDRRDPRDDYDMPILREDVLSIEDLKVGMELEGTVRNVTKFGVFVDIGLKNDAMIHLSQISDEFVADPTKVLSIGQIIKVRVLDIDIARQRVALTRKNPDYVKPKKNNKKKFDIKKKKEDEKQRKLEQKLMNMGIKIKK
- the murA gene encoding UDP-N-acetylglucosamine 1-carboxyvinyltransferase, with the translated sequence MVDGFKIEGGHPLNGVIEVSGAKNAALPIVIATLVEKGEYVLHNVPDLKDIRVLFHLLEDFGMKVEKIGDNSYRIINDGFKRNEASYEIVKQMRASFLVMGPMIANLKESVVSLPGGCAIGSRPVDIHLKGFEALGAEITQIRGYVHVVSENLKGADIAMSFPSVGATQNLLMAAVKIHGTTRIINAAKEPEVVDLGRFLIKMGAKIEGLGTNTITIEGVEKLNATEYSIMPDRIEAGTYVIASILTEGDLKIKNANIEELGVFKNNLESMGVEFEREGDILIVKADKDKLKPAKIVTMPHPGFPTDMQAQMMLLLAMIKGHSEVEETVFENRFMHVPEFNRMGTNISIRHGIANIEGVDKIYGTNVMASDLRAGAALVVAGLIADGETTLSRIYHIDRGYDKLEEKLKKVGARIERIKLNV
- a CDS encoding DUF1694 domain-containing protein, whose protein sequence is MMLENDLMKEIEKSKDRIIDARVEKNRYLGEYRERVIVALTKEEMSEKYIYPEVKKALMKKAAKKMIISRDVDLINIKKYIRIAQVMHIPCKMVDGLSYIGDIGLVVVSNDALKKIPENPVPKTFKERIQDAGLDEIYYKSLGKKISLKYYNIVVSKLPELAFYYKPLGLLDRFCGTKCPIAEKLEN
- the xerA gene encoding site-specific tyrosine recombinase/integron integrase, producing MVYVENFLDYLRFEKGNSEKTIESYRNDLTKFFAYVGKEIDEVETEDIYRYIEKLKEKYVYNTVIRKVTSIKGFFKFCYMEKIIKKDPGNKIINLKKEKRLPEILSIEDIKKIIESFNHTPNQRRDQLIVKLLIATGARISEILNLEIKDVTNSDFEFIKVFGKGSKYRYIPIYSSIENEIKEYIEKVRPKLKNAEENFLLFPGIRRENFWKTLKIHAKNVGIEKNIHPHLFRHSTATMLLENGADIRMVQELLGHASIKTTEIYTHVEKSTLKKIYQSIKIGDDE
- the recN gene encoding DNA repair protein RecN, which produces MLRELKIENLAIIDELNLELNNGLTVLTGETGAGKSIILDGITMIIGEKASKDLIGNASDKLNVEAVFELNSEQIKKFNELEYEFENELIISREYNYESNKVRVDGKRFNLTGLKEISSNILDIVGQHDHQYLLNSNYHLSLLDKFIEKETTEIKDKLKSTISKINKLSSEISEIEKEKIDVKEKKDLYEFTVNEIDSAKLIIGEEEELESEYKLLFNIGSITERLENIVNILDDTSISKVKREFDKLAQFSDEFSELDSRFSNVYEELNDISSEIGSKLSELEQDPYRLEEINSRLNVIKKLKYKYGKNIKGILEYSDEIKAKLEKLEFSSDVLEKKEKEKVHFYEEYISLCDKLSEIRKNKSITLKENVKKELLDLNMSNVEFDIEFKKHDKLSYNGSDLVKFMISTNKGEELKDLSKIASGGEISRIMLALKIVFSKVDNISCLIFDEIDTGISGETVVKIANKLKELSRSVQVICVTHSPQIAAKADTQYLIYKEIENDSTHTKVKLLDNEARVKEIARILSGDKVTNASIEIAKEMMR
- a CDS encoding NAD(+)/NADH kinase, coding for MKVKIVKKNNIKDIEWIIEYLKDNNVEISDDINNVDILLSLGGDGTILSLVDLLCKKNVPVFSVNYGNVGYMTKVSKDNFKDNFDRFLKGEYRLEHRDFLEIEFKNKKYYALNELSILKNTINSKLIKINAYQEDKLINVYRGDGVIVSTPTGSTAYSLSANGPIIHPELKAICITPLAPQTLSARSIILQSDKYLYFSVEDESVGINVDGRLHLELKKGEFVKAKLSNFGIDLICIEDTNYFDVLKEKLHWS
- a CDS encoding exonuclease domain-containing protein, whose protein sequence is MLEKEDLILVKKAKKVKAQIDKNEKYLKLLEYCKKNLDILNPIILDVETTGVRRTDEIIQVSIIDLNGKVLFDRYIKPRHVEEWEKAYQIHGIDKEMLENKKNITHYRREIEKILKKHKLIIGYQVQTDMIFLERAQIETRYNVVLDIAYPFTQILLNDGVIENTQTPSLKNLSSMYGYEFDAHNSLEDCVATLYCFNKLLEIEDDKIKYRYDKDIIENISKKINENKKLDKLTKLSRKFVDIYEEYSNKIILDLETTGIREDDEIIQISIIDLEGKTLFNEYIKPQVVEEWDDAYKIHKISKEMLEDKKNIEEYRQKIQKILNNTTYIIGYGIDFDYKLLKRQGFNVDHIKKVDISEYFKYLYRKILKDVKAKRPKLIECASFYGFKGDNYHDSLTDCMATLYSYKAMYKDLLKETGVKNEGKNSKEK